Genomic window (Halobacteriovorax sp. HLS):
TACTGTACCAGCACCAATTGTTCTACCACCCTCACGGATTGCGAACTTAAGACCTTTTTCCATTGCGATTGGAGTGATTAGCTCTACGTCGAATGAAGTATTGTCACCTGGCATGATCATTTCTGTCCCAGCTGCTAACTCGATAGCTCCTGTAACGTCAGTTGTTCTGAAGTAAAACTGTGGTCTATAACCTTTGAAAATTGGAGTGTGTCTACCACCCTCTTCTTTAGAAAGAATATAAACTTCACACTTAAATTTTGCGTGTGGCTTAACTGTTCCTGG
Coding sequences:
- a CDS encoding EF-Tu/IF-2/RF-3 family GTPase — encoded protein: IVGIRETGKTTVTGVEMFRKLLDEGRAGDNVGLLLRGVKREDIERGQCLIKPGTVKPHAKFKCEVYILSKEEGGRHTPIFKGYRPQFYFRTTDVTGAIELAAGTEMIMPGDNTSFDVELITPIAMEKGLKFAIREGGRTIGAGTVSDIVE